In a single window of the Campylobacter iguaniorum genome:
- a CDS encoding flavocytochrome c: MDTNKRHTLKMLGGMAAVSLLPTLSFGKVHANDVPRWDESFDAIVVGSGFAGSAAMISLMDYGLKNCVMIDKMPYLGGNSAYSGGSIAVAGTWIQQRDGIKDDPELQIKDTLKSGRDLNDLELVRVMVYSGPETFTWLEKNGVKFKWVSRSGGHTNPRSHSAGAGSYITRPLQETIQKIGGQIRTRIIMDDIIYNDNGEVVGIKVREKYEFKFDRLAAEEDNKSGQVRYYRCYGGLILATGGWSADTKFRIKFDPVLKEDVLTTNHMGATGYTVRKLINDDIKFVDMEHLQRFHVTSQDEPFFGFAYRWITRAYAYGLMVNPKTGLRFVNEITDRRRASDAIWGMNEKGTNPPTLIMDIEGTKTVDIKDLQRGMAVGAVKQFETMDELIAYYGINKEPFLQELKEYNEWVDAVSKNPDLKDPKFGRNYSAYKGKFIKVEKPPFFAARPGPKVHHCMGGIKTTKDCEVYNNDMKLVAGLYACGEVTGGRHGFNRLGSNAVLDCLVYGKRAGAALAKRYNDKRGA, translated from the coding sequence ATGGATACTAACAAAAGACATACGCTAAAAATGCTTGGCGGAATGGCTGCTGTATCATTGCTTCCAACTTTAAGTTTTGGTAAGGTTCACGCAAATGACGTGCCAAGATGGGATGAGAGCTTTGATGCTATAGTAGTTGGTAGTGGTTTTGCTGGAAGTGCAGCTATGATATCATTGATGGATTATGGTCTAAAAAACTGCGTGATGATAGATAAAATGCCATATCTTGGTGGCAACTCAGCATATAGCGGAGGAAGTATCGCAGTAGCTGGAACTTGGATCCAGCAAAGAGATGGGATAAAAGATGATCCAGAACTTCAGATAAAAGATACATTAAAAAGCGGTAGAGATCTAAATGATTTAGAGCTTGTTAGAGTTATGGTGTATTCTGGTCCTGAGACCTTTACTTGGCTTGAAAAAAATGGAGTTAAATTCAAATGGGTAAGTAGAAGTGGCGGACATACAAATCCAAGAAGCCACTCAGCTGGAGCTGGTAGCTACATCACTCGTCCACTTCAAGAAACCATACAAAAAATCGGCGGTCAGATAAGAACTCGCATTATCATGGACGACATAATTTACAATGATAATGGTGAAGTCGTGGGGATAAAGGTTCGCGAAAAGTATGAGTTTAAATTTGATAGGCTTGCAGCTGAAGAGGATAACAAAAGCGGTCAAGTTCGCTACTATAGATGCTATGGTGGGCTTATTTTAGCTACTGGCGGATGGTCAGCCGATACTAAATTTAGAATCAAATTTGATCCAGTTTTGAAAGAAGATGTGCTTACGACAAACCACATGGGAGCTACAGGATATACAGTAAGAAAGCTTATAAATGATGATATCAAGTTTGTAGATATGGAGCATTTGCAAAGATTTCATGTAACAAGTCAAGATGAGCCGTTTTTTGGGTTTGCGTATCGCTGGATAACAAGAGCTTACGCGTATGGTCTTATGGTAAATCCAAAAACTGGGCTTAGATTTGTCAATGAAATAACAGATAGAAGACGTGCGAGCGACGCGATTTGGGGTATGAATGAAAAAGGCACAAACCCACCTACTCTAATCATGGATATTGAAGGTACAAAAACTGTTGATATCAAAGACTTACAACGCGGCATGGCAGTGGGCGCTGTTAAGCAGTTTGAAACCATGGATGAGCTTATAGCTTATTATGGTATCAACAAAGAGCCGTTTTTACAAGAGCTTAAAGAATATAATGAATGGGTTGATGCAGTATCTAAAAATCCAGATCTCAAAGACCCTAAATTTGGCAGAAATTACTCTGCGTATAAGGGCAAATTTATCAAAGTAGAAAAGCCGCCATTTTTCGCAGCTCGTCCAGGACCAAAGGTGCACCACTGTATGGGCGGGATAAAGACCACAAAAGACTGTGAAGTATATAACAACGATATGAAGTTGGTTGCTGGGCTTTATGCTTGTGGTGAAGTCACTGGTGGAAGACACGGATTTAATAGGCTTGGCTCAAATGCTGTGCTTGATTGCTTGGTATATGGCAAAAGAGCTGGAGCTGCTCTAGCAAAAAGATATAACGATAAAAGGGGTGCATAA